ctgtaggagtctagacacagttaaagctttgtttatcttactccatcacctctccttgataagagaaattccagaggggggggggttgttaaggttggaggaccaagcgactctgcagatgattggagtagtagtagttgtgtgaatctttatgttatgcagtaaatattgtgtatagagaattgtatgttaataataattatatgagatagaaagacttgactgcacgatagataaaagttattgacaagtcctcacgctgtgatgaacgtaaaatgtgtgattaagcttcttaactgtacctaccccccacagataagtgatccatgttatacattgagtttgctgtttccacctgtgggcagggaccaaatacctgctgttgtctctgatcctggggttatacttgcttcgcgctacctggtaatgggaccaaggcagactacgggagaatgcctgagggatactgtgcggagaggagaactgTAAAGGGCACACtattttctgggatatggcctgagttACAGAGAGCACGCGCAGACGTGTGaaggttgtgtggtgaccggtcctagaacaggtgccaggtacaggccctaacgggattgtgcttaggtacaactgataatgcctgtgcacctcatgacctccgagggcaggAGCGAaggccgtgtctggagaactaggaacacctctctcaaaggttcctttgacgccattggggtcccaaggggggtaccgaaCGAGTATAGGGCgagaaatcagatggctgcagggggtttgagtctcttcttgcatggtgggtaacagtgaataaagatgtagactggattaattacacatactataaccaacagagatttgttaattatacaagagatgcaatcaggggcctaggggaacaactaggacataccttacttattgcatggcaaaatagaatggctctcgttatatgttactagcagagtttgtaaaatgattggaggatattgttgtactatcattcctaataacacggcaccataTGTATCattgagcactggaagggttaaatgcataataaaatgaactagctgataactctggcatagacgatccattcagggactggttaaAAGCTTGTTTGGACACGGGTCACAAGTTATacactccacactagtctgtgtcagtatgtgcctccattctagtactctgcagttgctgctgtattccatgtatctgaggactgttacaaaaccttattaacactttCATCACCAAAacgatgttccaaaatatacaagatgacgaagaacaagatggcttactgggtcaggtgaccacctctgtctgacaagtgatgggtaaaagttctacgAAGGAGGCactattttactttgatgattttgaagtgggacattttgattccagtgtgttctgattgtaccggaggatcgctctaaatAACTGATTGACACTTCAATAAGTAAGAATTTATATCataatggacaatcatttatatatgaagaaagaagcatcaattggataataataaatcaaggccaagcttctcttggaggcgggaCTAATTGTGGATACAATTGGGGAGGAACTTTATATAGATATATTTGCatcaatgaaatatttttatatgaaataattacatacttagttttgaagtgtgaacccaggcctcCTGGTAATAAAGTTTTGGGCCTGAtgaagccagggggtctgtggtagagtcattttatatgtgtatttactattatactatgttgatgtattgatctaaagtggagaatgttaagaaaattatagatcaatgtatcaggtaattgttcttttattgcattgtagactagaaatgtatagcatggtactagtataaagtggtgaaggggttaaacgaaacccttctatagcaGTGCATGTTTTCTGATGAGACAGACGAGATAAGACAGTctgctagaccacccatgtatgtatgtttacAGATGAGGCCCACAGGAAATAGGATAGACTTATAGATATCTCTTGCATTTCTTttccctgaattcataacggtttcattgtatgttatagttacaccttaagaggtgtaacttatgttaatcatttttgtttcagcctattatgtattcttattaatcttggaggtatatacttttcctgtgatgtcatttatggtacataagcttcgaacaccttagaataaattagaaatcatctgataccgcacaggctggtgtgatttgtatttctcctgggtccagacttctgcacgagatctgggagagtcttctctttgataaacacataaattctccttacaataGTCTAGGAGCCCGTCGCGTCATCACGCGACGTTACGCTCCCATGTGACCTTTTCTCTTTAGTGCATTACAAGTCCATAGCGTTGCTGTGGCATCATCATGCGACGTTACGCCCCCATGTGACCCCGTTCCTGTTCATTAGATTACAGCACTACCGTCGCGTCATCACGCGACGCGCATTACTAGATCGCAGCGTCACTGTCACGTCACCATGCGACATGACGCCCCCCACGTGACCTTATCCCGCGGCGTCATCATGGCGACTCGCACGCCCCCACATGACCAGCCGGGACTTGGAAATCATTCTCATCAATCACATGGGGAGGTAATTATTTTTCAATTAATTTTGGAATACTATAAATATTGTATGTTTTTTAGATTATGcatgtacttgatgaaggccaaaaTACTGTATGTCCGAAACGCATCTACTGCTGAAATAAACATTTGGAACTACGATTGCTGCTGCCAATGGTAATCTGCTACGCTTGCTGGGATTGGGGGCGTCTGCACTAGAGaagcctccgtgaagtaagtttatCCTATGCATATTTTCACCATATCATCAGctacactgtatccatatatttgagcgctgaggacttttttctttttcctttttgtctATATCCACTGCACCATATTTATGATTGGAGCCTCCTTTAGCTGCTCTACAGTGCACTAGGTGCCTGTATCAATCTGGGTACAGTCACCATCAGCTCGAACAAGGCGTCCACATCTATCTCTTCATTACCAATTTGAATGACGTTCTGGGATATCTGAATAAGTGAGCGCCGCCTATCCAACTCTCTGACAGAGATAGCTTAGTAGATGAGAGTAGACCAGGCATACCaagagtttggagatgaaggggagatggGTTAGTAGTTGGCAATGCAGAACGGGTGGCAATATTTCTTTACTTTTTTCAGTAATTGGCATAGAGACTGAATGTTTAAAGGGAGGGAAAAAAGATGCCTAAAGAAAGACAAAGGTTAAATATTGTAGTGAGGTGACCAATGCAtatattgtttagattttttgtcTTTAATCTAAATAGGTTAAACATTTCCTGCTTATTGATTtaataatatattttatatagtttacAGAGTTTGAAATGCCCTGTTCTTTGTTCACTAGAAATACTCTGTAGATTATCACATGATTAAACATTTAATAACTTAATATTCTTAATGTAATTTAATCATCTCAATAAACTGAAGTCACTGTTCTGATAAGAGAATTCCGTTTTTTCATAGTTTGTATGTGTTGTAGTggtgcattacacagaatgacctgcagagtgtgctagtcaggTATTCTAATACCTGCAAGAGGAAAAGAGAGGGTTAATACCCTAGGTGTAGCAAGAGTTAGCTACAAAAGAGGCAGTTTGTGCATGAAGCAGAGAGATGTTGgttgagagagccagagagatagctcagtggagctggaggGGCTGCTAGCCCCAGGGTCCAGTGCAGACCCAGAAAGGCACGAGGTTGACAGAGACGACAACCCTAACCTCAAACACCCAGGTGGGATTCTTATATGAACTTTATTTTATGGAAGAATGTTTTTTTGGACTCTGTTTCCGTTGTGTGATGTGTtgtaaataaaggctggcaggagccagatttaaagaaCATCCATATCTCTGGAGCATTTCTACATGGCTGGTGGCCATTCCGGTTCCAAAGGTGGGTGATCCTGTGGCAAGTAGACCCCGACTTGCcgcatatggtggaggatgcgggcacaaGTCGGAGTGGCACACAAAGCTGCAGAGAGCCACGCCTGTACAGAGGACATCAGCGGTGAGCAGTACTGCTGGAGGAGGTTAAAGGACCAGGAGGTTGAAAAACTCTAATTGCTGTGTTGGGTGCTGAAAGTCTGCTGGAGGCATTTAAAGGGCCTGGAGGCCGGAAAATTGTGGTTGCTGTGAAGGGCAACAGAAGAGTTTAAGCAGAGGAGGACGTCTGCAAGGCAAGTTAATGGACTTTTTGCATATGTTTAGTTTTGGGACAGTGCAATCAAGATGGCGGGTGGAGCAAGAAGCAACCAAAAAGAGCCATGTTGGGGGTGTTTGCAAATGGACTTATGTATGgatgtccagtggcaaagtggccagtaaaGCCCCACTGGTCTGTGTTGGAGGCTAACTGCAGAGCTTTGAGGGCACAGCAGGAGGTGTCCCCGCCAAAGGACTGTAACAGAGATCTGGAGAAGAATCCATGGAGTGGTGAGGCCACTAAAGGGACTGTGGGTTTTGGGCGGTATGGACTTGAGTGAAAAAATTTATGCCAATGtggttaaaatgctgcataatggaatgtttttcTTGCAGGAGAGTATTGAGAAAACTGCAGTGTATGCATTGGGtgcaaaaaaaagttcaaaaaccgTATGGTGCATAAAGTGTTGCATGATATGTTTTCTGTGCATGATGATACTCTGAAAGCTGCACAGTGTGCATGGACATATTAGGAAGATTTGTTTGAGAACTGTGTTGCTGACCGGGTGGTGCAAGAAAAGTCCATTAACCCTGAagtgtcatgtgtgggggatgGTGGGATGTATTCTGTGCTTATATGTGTAGATATGTTTCCCAAATGAAGTCAGGGTGTGAACAGGTTACTGTAAGGAGTGAAGCCAATGCCCATGTTGGATTTAGCACAACTATGCCTCTAGTGATAGTGAGGAGTAGTGAAAGCAAACTAGAGCTGTCTGAGAAGACAGATAGTACTAAaggtgcaaagaaaaaaaagaggaaaaatgcTTCTCCTAGTGAAACAAATGGGGTAGTCAGTGCAAATTCTGAAGTCCAGAGTGAGACAGACCGCCAAGGTTTGCCTAGAATTCAGGAAGAATTTGCACCAATGCAAGCTTACATAAAGTTTCTTGAGGAAGCACGTCAAACTGCTAATGAAATATATGATGCACAGTTAAAAAAAGGAATGGCCAACTTGTGTCCgcttggagaagaggccaaaaggcaaaggctgttagcagaggagcagacagaaaGAATCCTAACAGAAAAGGAAAGTATTCGCCAGGAAACTGAGCAGATGaaagcagagaatgcagctctcttaaaggagaatgagcgccttgagagattggctaaggaggaagctgatcactGGGTGCTGCTGGAACTGAACCATGTTGTAGCTATTAGGGAAATATCCAAGCGGTTAGAGcaaactgaaaaggtgaaagaaatATTGAAAAATGATTGTACTGAGCTGACCCATAAGGTGAATGTGCTATTGAAGGACAAGCAAAAGTCTGAATGCCAGAGAGATGCAGTAGAGAAGCAGCTTCAAGTACAAATTGCTGAAGCTGGCAAAGTACAGACAGAGCTTTCTGAGAAGCTGAATAAACTACAGATGGAGCTAGAAGCTCAGAGGGAAGAGTCCTAGAAGTTGCTACAGGAGGAGACGCCACAGAGGCTTGGTCTTAGCGCATACCTGAAGACAATGcaagatgagagaaatgtgttctTCAAGCTGTTATAGGAAGATGCACAATCTAAGAGAGAcctgtcagagcagattgcaacccTTCAGGCTGAGGTATCTGTTCTggaaaagaaaatgaagaagagtaCCGTGTGCTTGGATTGTGTTGCAGAGCAAAAGAAGAAAGTTCAAAAGGAGTTAGAAGCTGCAAATCAACggtatgaagaaaaagcagctgctCATGACAAACTAGAGAGGCCTATCACTAGACTTCAGCAAGAATTAGAAGATATCAGTGTGGATCTAGGTAACCAACATCAGATTGTGTCCAACTtgaagaagaaacagaagaagttTGATCAGTTGCTTAGTGAGGAGAAAACCATCTCTGTTAAATATGCAAAAGAAAGTGATCGTGCGGAAGCAGAGGTTCGTGAGAAAGAAACCAAAGTGATCTCCTTGCAGCGCACCCTGGAAGAGGCCTCCGAAGTAAAGGTTGAGTTAGGAAGACTTAACAAGCAGTTGTGTTCAAGTCTGAACAGGGAGAAACAGAAGCAAGAGAGGCTTCATGATGAGCTTGAGAGAAAGTCAGAGGACTTAAAGGGACAGCGTGCAAACGTCCAAGCATCACAAGAAGACATAGCTCAGGTGAAACTCCAGCTGTCACAGATACAAGCAAGTGAAGGGTTTGCAGAGTCTTAGGGCTTGATGAAGTATAAGGAGGCTGAAGTGCAGAGGTTGCACAGAAAACTAACAGACATGATAGTGGCCAACCAGCAGATGGAAGTAGAGATGACCCGTATGCAGAAAGAGCTTGCAGTGGCAGAGTGTGCCAGAAGACAAGAGCAAAAAAAGAGAGATAAAGTCCTTGATAAAATTGCAAGTAGCAGTAGTGAAGAGGCTCTAGTTGTGGAAGAAGAGAGACTGTTAGAATCCAGTGCGACACAACTCGAGGAAAATGAAATAACCGGGAGAGTTTGCAGTTCTCACTGTCTCATATGTGGAGACCATTCAGAGTGGAATAGATCTCTGTGTAGAGAACACAGCCCTGAGGGAGATGGAAAACACATAAGTTGTGCAAGAGTCACTCTTGACAAATAAATGTGAACATGACCTGAAGTTCCCAATAGAGACACGGCAAGAGTTCCTGAAGATACACCTGGAAGGTGAGGAAAAGGCCATTAAAGGGTTCTTGGGCCATTCATTAATTGACCTGAGTCGAAAATATCAACAGAagctaaatggtttaaaaagagAGCTAGTAGGAAGTCTACAAGATGCTCTGAGAAAACAGGAAGCGAAGCTCACCAGTTGGGCTAAAAGACGGTCCCAGTTAGAATTGGAAGCAAGGGCTCGAGAGGAAAATACTGAATCGCTACCCTTGACACATCCTCGgaaagtggtgtaaaaaaaaaaggtgtggtTTCCAAAGGTTGTCCAGAAGTCAAGCGCAAAGATGAAACTCATAGagtcaaaaagttgttttgctagAAGGGAGGCTCAAAGACTAAAGAGGTCTAGGGCCCAGTTCAGacaagtaaaagaaaagaaaatccggatgaacaatttttaaaaggaaGTAAAAACCGTGAAAGTAATTGAGAAGGTGAGAGTTGAGCTACAGATGGAGGCTGAGCAGCCCTGTGAGTTACAAgaggtagtaaaaaaaaaagagacccccgagcctggaattttgaccctggagggccaaaagaaAGTGTGATATGGCCTTTATCAAAAGGGGAGGGTATGTAGTggtgcattacacagaatgacctgcagagtgtgctagtcaggcattCTAATACCTGCAAGAGGGAAAGAGAGGGTTACTACCCTAGGTGTAGCAAGAGTTAGCTACAAAAGAGGCAGTTTGTGTATGAAGCAGAGAgtcagagagacagctcagtggagctggaggGGCTGCTAGTCCCAGGGTCCAGTGCAGACCCAGAAAGGCACGAGGTTGACAGACGACAACCCTAACCtcaaacacccaggtggggtgcttatatggactctgtttacgGAAGAATGTTTTTATGGACTCTGTTTCCGTTGTGTGATGTGCtgtaaataaaggctggcaggagccagatttaaagagCATCCACGTCTCTGGAGCATTTCTGCACGACTGGTGGCCATTCCGGTTCCAAAGGTGGGCGATCCCATGGCAAGTAGACCCGGACTTGCCACAGTGTTTACAGTAAAGACTGCTCACATTATATTACTTCCTAAAAGTATGTGTAATAGTTTAAtatcatatttatacacacacacacagtttcccccaaaataagacactgtcttatattattttttgccccaaaactgGCACAGTGTTCTATTTTCAGGGTGGGGGGTGGCTTATACTCAACTGGTCCGCAGCGTGCCAATGCCTCGTGATGGTCTCCAGCGGTGCTGCGGCtagctgcagtgtcctccacgctgacatctcagcttctttctggtgacggggctttgctggaggtggggtattcaaagccccattaccagaAAGTAGCTgagatgccgcggaccaggtgagtattttttttgggtgagggcttatatttcaagcctcccctaaaaaccggggtagggattattatgggggtaggtcttattattgggtgtatgtgtgtgtgtgtgtgtatatatatatatatatatatatatatatatatatataatttttttgcaaTGAGAATCATATTAAATTATTACACAAACTTTTAGAGAGTAATATAATGTGAGTAGTCTTTTATATTACTgtaaatatatcaaatatgtcttGGTTGATTAATAGCAATTTAGAAAATAATTACATTGTACAGCAGAAGCAGCTGATACAGTGTCCCATTTCTAAGAGTGGCTCAGTTTATTACTGAACTACAATACTGGATGATGCCACCCCTGGAATCTTGTCTGCATCTCTACAGCTGTAGTACACTATGTTTGCAGCACAGGATGGGTTCCAGCTGTACAACTAAAGCATCATCATACATGGAAGTCAGATTAATTGAAGTGGACTGCTTTCCCTCTAGGAACTCCGCACTGCGCTTTAATCTGCTTCCTCGGAAATTTTTACTCTAAGCAGGGATGCAGGGAAGGCTGAATTTTTCACCCTGCAGCTTCACATACTATGAAATGCAAATGTGATGGATGGCATAATACAAAGTCAGAAATCATGCTTTTCTGCCCATTTTCCTCTGTATCTCCCTGTGGTTTTCAGGCTGAATAGACTCACAGTTTATACTGTGTTTATTATCATATATAACAGCTTTGTAGGTGCAAGTGATTGGCTTTGCCTTTTGCTTTAATCACCTATTGAAAAGGATTTTAGGTTCTGATTCTACAGCTTAAAATTCAGATTCCTAATAGCTCTCAGCAGATGCCCTTCTGAAGAGCCATTTCATGCTCCAATCAACCTTTCGCTGTTCTGTGGGAAGTACCAAGCAACAATCTAAATTAATCCTTTTTACAGCCACAGCTAATTCCATTACAATTGCCTTAAAAATGTTCTGCAAATGGAACCGCCAGGATTATGATTATGCAAAAGGCCTATTGTCTCCGGATGCTCTGCAAAATTATTTGAGGGCAAATTCTGTGTGCTACTTAACATGAATGATTCATTGTGAAATCTCAAGACCAGAAGGCAATCTTACTAGTCAGGTGGAAGTCTTTGGGAATGTGTGACATTTTTGCCCTTAGCTGTTTAAATGGTAGATCATTTAATGCAAGTCTGACGCAAATCCCATCCAAGCACATTAAAACGAGATGCAGGGCTTTTTTTATATGAGAATATTTTTAGTCTGAGGTTAAACAGTGAAATGAAAGTAATTGTTATAAAAGGCAAGAAGAATTTAAACAATGTAGATTTCTGTGAAGAAAATTATAATATAATTATTCCTGTCCTGCAGTGATTCTTGGTTATCTGTGGATAGAATTTGGCAAAGGCTTGTCAGTCTGGCTTTGTAAAGTGAACAGTGTCAACATTTTGCAGATTGGGCCGCTAAATAATTGCCTTGCAGCAACATGCAGAGTGACAGCGTTAATATTTTCTCTCCTAAAATCAGTTCGTTGTTGGCATACAAATTTCCCCTAAAAGCCTTTCTGATATTTAGAAAACATCAGGTGAAAGTTAATAATTGGCAGCCCATCCATGACAAATTACAGATTCCTGCACAACCATTTCATTCTATGCAAAGGTTTTCCAGGAAATTG
This region of Eleutherodactylus coqui strain aEleCoq1 chromosome 5, aEleCoq1.hap1, whole genome shotgun sequence genomic DNA includes:
- the LOC136628815 gene encoding myosin-9-like; this encodes MKSGCEQVTVRSEANAHVGFSTTMPLVIVRSSESKLELSEKTDSTKGAKKKKRKNASPSETNGVVSANSEVQSETDRQGLPRIQEEFAPMQAYIKFLEEARQTANEIYDAQLKKGMANLCPLGEEAKRQRLLAEEQTERILTEKESIRQETEQMKAENAALLKENERLERLAKEEADHWVLLELNHVVAIREISKRLEQTEKVKEILKNDCTELTHKVNVLLKDKQKSECQRDAVEKQLQVQIAEAGKVQTELSEKLNKLQMELEAQREES